The following are encoded in a window of Sphingobacteriaceae bacterium genomic DNA:
- the flgM gene encoding flagellar biosynthesis anti-sigma factor FlgM — MKISRAQLHRVLEAYLERTGSARGKETAGKPGWPGAAGRVDLSPTAREIEELKAAVAEIPEVRRELVAAIKEAVQQGRYKVDPDEVAGKIMARLLADAAQEEK; from the coding sequence ATGAAGATCTCACGGGCACAACTCCATCGGGTCCTGGAGGCCTATTTGGAGCGCACCGGCAGCGCCCGGGGCAAGGAGACCGCCGGCAAGCCCGGCTGGCCCGGGGCCGCCGGGCGGGTGGATCTTTCCCCTACGGCGCGGGAAATCGAAGAACTGAAGGCGGCCGTGGCGGAGATCCCGGAAGTCCGCCGGGAACTGGTGGCCGCCATTAAAGAAGCGGTGCAGCAGGGCCGGTACAAGGTGGACCCTGACGAGGTGGCCGGCAAGATCATGGCCCGCCTGCTGGCGGACGCCGCTCAGGAGGAAAAGTAG
- a CDS encoding flagellar protein FlgN, protein MAPAADGVQQLTQLLTRTADVYEALAEAAQTTTRRLEEQDPVGLLSTTAEADALLAQARELEEQRQPLVDSLLAARNLPPDTSLSDLLAAVEHKPGPLHRAYGRLREAVLQLQDACALNRRLLENGLAYVQFSLRLLSDAVGTPIYGDSGRSHGLPGGRGFVDVRG, encoded by the coding sequence ATGGCGCCGGCGGCTGATGGGGTGCAGCAGTTGACCCAATTGCTCACCAGAACCGCCGACGTGTATGAAGCCCTGGCAGAGGCGGCCCAAACCACCACCCGGCGGCTGGAGGAGCAGGATCCGGTAGGCCTGCTTTCGACTACAGCCGAGGCCGACGCCCTTTTGGCCCAGGCCCGGGAACTGGAAGAGCAGCGGCAGCCCCTGGTGGACTCCCTGCTGGCCGCCCGGAACCTGCCGCCGGACACGTCCTTGTCGGACTTGCTGGCGGCGGTGGAGCACAAGCCGGGGCCCCTTCACCGGGCCTACGGGCGGCTTCGGGAGGCAGTGCTGCAGCTGCAGGATGCCTGCGCCTTGAACCGGCGGCTGCTGGAGAACGGGCTGGCCTACGTGCAGTTTTCCCTGCGGCTCTTGTCCGATGCCGTGGGCACGCCCATCTACGGCGACTCGGGCCGCAGCCACGGGCTGCCGGGCGGCCGGGGCTTCGTGGATGTGAGGGGTTGA